The following are encoded in a window of Pangasianodon hypophthalmus isolate fPanHyp1 chromosome 14, fPanHyp1.pri, whole genome shotgun sequence genomic DNA:
- the cysltr2b gene encoding cysteinyl leukotriene receptor 2, whose protein sequence is MNQSHSIGQGNCSISDFKRNVYPAVYLCIFFLGLFASLVSLCYFIGVRRTRKAFSSVHIFMVNLLISDLMLVCSLPLRAAYYLMDSHWVFGDVTCRIIGFVFYVNMYGSIYFLMVLSIVRFVAIIKPYSYVYLQRNQVACLVCGFIWLLVLVVCIPLLDAGTSEDSSGQIKCLELDVSQLTSIITLNKAALFLGFILPFVVISVCYLIAARKLLQLRNVPGRRKPHYNKSCALVIIVLIIFLVCYMPYHVVRTVFLEAERQVKNNGYETCQYIELLRKAAVVTHCLAAGNSCLDPLLYFFVGENFWSFWRKEKRRKLSKRFNHKKNRSKSTTRTELEEVHAQNGM, encoded by the coding sequence ATGAACCAGTCACACAGCATTGGTCAAGGCAACTGTTCAATCAGTGACTTCAAACGGAATGTCTATCCAGCCGTCTACCTGTGTATCTTCTTCTTGGGATTATTTGCCAGTCTTGTCTCGTTATGTTATTTCATTGGTGTGAGAAGGACAAGAAAAGccttcagttcagtccacatcTTCATGGTGAACCTTCTCATTTCTGACCTGATGCTGGTGTGCTCCCTGCCACTCCGAGCTGCCTACTACCTCATGGATTCCCACTGGGTTTTCGGGGACGTCACTTGTCGCATCATTGGTTTTGTGTTCTATGTCAACATGTATGGCAGCATTTACTTCTTAATGGTCCTTAGTATAGTTCGCTTTGTGGCCATTATTAAGCCCTATAGCTATGTGTATTTACAAAGGAACCAAGTAGCTTGCCTGGTGTGTGGCTTCATTTGGCTGTTGGTGTTAGTAGTATGTATCCCTCTTTTGGATGCAGGCACGTCTGAGGATTCATCTGGCCAGATCAAATGCCTTGAGCTGGACGTGTCTCAATTGACTTCCATCATCACCTTGAACAAAGCTGCGCTATTCTTAGGCTTCATCTTACCCTTTGTAGTCATTTCAGTCTGTTATCTAATTGCAGCTAGGAAATTGCTACAGCTTAGGAACGTTCCAGGGAGAAGAAAACCCCATTACAACAAGTCCTGCGCACTGGTGATCATTGTTCTCATCATTTTCCTAGTGTGCTATATGCCATATCATGTTGTGCGCACTGTCTTTCTGGAAGCTGAAAGACAGGTTAAAAATAATGGCTATGAAACATGTCAGTACATTGAATTGTTAAGGAAAGCAGCTGTGGTTACACATTGCCTGGCTGCTGGAAACAGCTGTTTGGATCCTCTTCTATACTTCTTTGTGGGTGAAAACTTCTGGAGCTTTTGGCGTAAGGAAAAAAGGAGGAAGCTGAGCAAAAGATTCAATCACAAGAAAAACCGATCAAAAAGTACTACAAGGACAGAGTTAGAAGAGGTCCATGCTCAAAATGGCATGTGA
- the rcbtb2 gene encoding RCC1 and BTB domain-containing protein 2 isoform X3 has product MLDVGKWPVFALLPPEELRLIRQACVFGNAANEAIYVTVNDEVFALGTNCSGCLGLGDVQSTIEPRRIDALCGKKIISLSYGTGPHVVIATAEGEVYAWGHNGYSQLGNGNTNHGLIPALVSTNLINKRVTEVACGSHHTIALSTEGEVYAWGYNNSGQVGSGSTANQPTPRRVSSCLQNKVVVNIACGQLCSMAVLDNGEIYGWGYNCNGQLGLGNNGNQQTPCRIAALQGINIVQVACGYAHTLALTDEGFVYAWGANAYGQLGTGNKSNQALPTLINMDKERMVEVAACHTSHTSAAKTQSGQVLMWGQCRGQAVPFPHSTHFSSTDDVFACFATPAVTWRLLTVDGDDYLTVAQSLKREFDSPEISDLKFLVDGKCIHVHKALLKIRCEHFRALLNETDDEAIEIHQFSYMVYRAFLEYLYTDTINLPPEDAIGLLDLATYYRETRLKRLCQETIKRGISEENAITLLSAAVKYEARCLQ; this is encoded by the exons ATGCTTGACGTGGGAAAGTGGCCAGTGTTTGCACTTCTGCCTCCTGAGGAACTACGTCTCATCCGCCAGGCCTGTGTGTTTGGCAACGCTGCTAATGAGGCCATCTATGTTACAGTCAATGATGAG GTGTTTGCTTTGGGAACAAACTGCAGCGGATGCTTGGGTCTGGGAGATGTCCAAAGCACAATTGAGCCCAGACGGATAGACGCCCTATGCGGGAAGAAGATTATCTCTCTGAGCTATGGCACAGGGCCGCATGTCGTCATTGCAACTGCAG AAGGAGAGGTATATGCCTGGGGCCACAATGGCTACAGCCAGTTGGGGAATGGCAACACCAACCACGGCCTGATCCCTGCCCTGGTGTCCACCAACCTCATTAATAAGAGGGTGACCGAGGTGGCGTGTGGCTCCCATCACACCATCGCTCTCAGCACTGAAGGAGAG GTGTATGCCTGGGGCTACAACAACTCTGGCCAGGTGGGCTCAGGCTCCACAGCCAACCAACCCACGCCACGCAGGGTCAGCAGCTGCCTGCAGAACAAGGTCGTAGTGAACATTGCCTGTGGCCAGCTCTGCTCCATGGCTGTCCTAGACAACGGAGAG ATCTATGGCTGGGGCTATAACTGTAATGGGCAGCTGGGTCTGGGTAATAACGGCAACCAACAAACACCGTGTCGTATCGCTGCTCTGCAGGGAATCAACATTGTCCAG GTGGCTTGTGGCTATGCACACACCCTGGCGTTAACAGATGAGGGATTTGTTTACGCCTGGGGTGCCAACGCTTATGGGCAGCTAGGCACTGGAAATAAGAGCAACCAGGCATTGCCCACACTCATCAACATGGACAAGGAGAG GATGGTGGAAGTGGCTGCGTGTCACACCAGTCACACATCAGCCGCTAAGACACAGAGcggtcaggtgctgatgtggGGTCAGTGTCGAGGTCAGGCCGTTCCCTTCCCACACAGCACGCATTTCTCCAGCACGGATGATGTGTTTGCCTGTTTTGCTACCCCTGCCGTAACCTGGCGTCTTCTCACAGTGG ATGGAGATGACTACCTAACTGTGGCTCAGTCCCTTAAGAGAGAGTTTGACAGCCCAGAAATTTCAGATCTCAAGTTCCTAGTTGATGGGAAATGTAttcatgttcacaaagctctgCTCAAAATCAG GTGTGAGCATTTTCGTGCGCTGTTAAATGAGACTGATGATGAAGCCATCGAAATCCATCAGTTCTCCTACATGGTGTACCGGGCCTTCCTGGAGTACCTCTACACTGACACTATTAACTTGCCACCAGAGGATGCCATTG GTCTTCTAGATCTTGCTACCTACTACAGAGAAACTCGTCTAAAAAGGCTGTGCCAGGAAACCATTAAAAGAGGTATTTCGGAAGAGAATGCCATCACACTGCTATCTGCTGCTGTCAAGTATGAGGCACgg TGTCTTCAATGA
- the rcbtb2 gene encoding RCC1 and BTB domain-containing protein 2 isoform X1 — translation MLDVGKWPVFALLPPEELRLIRQACVFGNAANEAIYVTVNDEVFALGTNCSGCLGLGDVQSTIEPRRIDALCGKKIISLSYGTGPHVVIATAEGEVYAWGHNGYSQLGNGNTNHGLIPALVSTNLINKRVTEVACGSHHTIALSTEGEVYAWGYNNSGQVGSGSTANQPTPRRVSSCLQNKVVVNIACGQLCSMAVLDNGEIYGWGYNCNGQLGLGNNGNQQTPCRIAALQGINIVQVACGYAHTLALTDEGFVYAWGANAYGQLGTGNKSNQALPTLINMDKERMVEVAACHTSHTSAAKTQSGQVLMWGQCRGQAVPFPHSTHFSSTDDVFACFATPAVTWRLLTVDGDDYLTVAQSLKREFDSPEISDLKFLVDGKCIHVHKALLKIRCEHFRALLNETDDEAIEIHQFSYMVYRAFLEYLYTDTINLPPEDAIGLLDLATYYRETRLKRLCQETIKRGISEENAITLLSAAVKYEARVSTHTHAPTQSHCRQSTSHPICYHAICKVRFLEQTFSQHTAKCRGTCTEWLAFKAFCCFM, via the exons ATGCTTGACGTGGGAAAGTGGCCAGTGTTTGCACTTCTGCCTCCTGAGGAACTACGTCTCATCCGCCAGGCCTGTGTGTTTGGCAACGCTGCTAATGAGGCCATCTATGTTACAGTCAATGATGAG GTGTTTGCTTTGGGAACAAACTGCAGCGGATGCTTGGGTCTGGGAGATGTCCAAAGCACAATTGAGCCCAGACGGATAGACGCCCTATGCGGGAAGAAGATTATCTCTCTGAGCTATGGCACAGGGCCGCATGTCGTCATTGCAACTGCAG AAGGAGAGGTATATGCCTGGGGCCACAATGGCTACAGCCAGTTGGGGAATGGCAACACCAACCACGGCCTGATCCCTGCCCTGGTGTCCACCAACCTCATTAATAAGAGGGTGACCGAGGTGGCGTGTGGCTCCCATCACACCATCGCTCTCAGCACTGAAGGAGAG GTGTATGCCTGGGGCTACAACAACTCTGGCCAGGTGGGCTCAGGCTCCACAGCCAACCAACCCACGCCACGCAGGGTCAGCAGCTGCCTGCAGAACAAGGTCGTAGTGAACATTGCCTGTGGCCAGCTCTGCTCCATGGCTGTCCTAGACAACGGAGAG ATCTATGGCTGGGGCTATAACTGTAATGGGCAGCTGGGTCTGGGTAATAACGGCAACCAACAAACACCGTGTCGTATCGCTGCTCTGCAGGGAATCAACATTGTCCAG GTGGCTTGTGGCTATGCACACACCCTGGCGTTAACAGATGAGGGATTTGTTTACGCCTGGGGTGCCAACGCTTATGGGCAGCTAGGCACTGGAAATAAGAGCAACCAGGCATTGCCCACACTCATCAACATGGACAAGGAGAG GATGGTGGAAGTGGCTGCGTGTCACACCAGTCACACATCAGCCGCTAAGACACAGAGcggtcaggtgctgatgtggGGTCAGTGTCGAGGTCAGGCCGTTCCCTTCCCACACAGCACGCATTTCTCCAGCACGGATGATGTGTTTGCCTGTTTTGCTACCCCTGCCGTAACCTGGCGTCTTCTCACAGTGG ATGGAGATGACTACCTAACTGTGGCTCAGTCCCTTAAGAGAGAGTTTGACAGCCCAGAAATTTCAGATCTCAAGTTCCTAGTTGATGGGAAATGTAttcatgttcacaaagctctgCTCAAAATCAG GTGTGAGCATTTTCGTGCGCTGTTAAATGAGACTGATGATGAAGCCATCGAAATCCATCAGTTCTCCTACATGGTGTACCGGGCCTTCCTGGAGTACCTCTACACTGACACTATTAACTTGCCACCAGAGGATGCCATTG GTCTTCTAGATCTTGCTACCTACTACAGAGAAACTCGTCTAAAAAGGCTGTGCCAGGAAACCATTAAAAGAGGTATTTCGGAAGAGAATGCCATCACACTGCTATCTGCTGCTGTCAAGTATGAGGCACgggtaagcacacacacacacgctcctaCGCAGTCACACTGTAGACAAAGCACTTCGCATCCCATATGCTATCATGCTATCTGCAAGGTCAGGTTTCTAGAGCAGACATTCTCTCAACACACTGCAAAGTGCAGAGGTACTTGTACAGAATGGCTAGCTTTTAAGGCATTCTGCTGTTTTATGTAG
- the rcbtb2 gene encoding RCC1 and BTB domain-containing protein 2 isoform X2, which yields MLDVGKWPVFALLPPEELRLIRQACVFGNAANEAIYVTVNDEVFALGTNCSGCLGLGDVQSTIEPRRIDALCGKKIISLSYGTGPHVVIATAEGEVYAWGHNGYSQLGNGNTNHGLIPALVSTNLINKRVTEVACGSHHTIALSTEGEVYAWGYNNSGQVGSGSTANQPTPRRVSSCLQNKVVVNIACGQLCSMAVLDNGEIYGWGYNCNGQLGLGNNGNQQTPCRIAALQGINIVQVACGYAHTLALTDEGFVYAWGANAYGQLGTGNKSNQALPTLINMDKERMVEVAACHTSHTSAAKTQSGQVLMWGQCRGQAVPFPHSTHFSSTDDVFACFATPAVTWRLLTVDGDDYLTVAQSLKREFDSPEISDLKFLVDGKCIHVHKALLKIRCEHFRALLNETDDEAIEIHQFSYMVYRAFLEYLYTDTINLPPEDAIGLLDLATYYRETRLKRLCQETIKRGISEENAITLLSAAVKYEARDLEEFCFKFCVNHLTAVTQTQAFADMDHDLLKNFISKASRYGAFKN from the exons ATGCTTGACGTGGGAAAGTGGCCAGTGTTTGCACTTCTGCCTCCTGAGGAACTACGTCTCATCCGCCAGGCCTGTGTGTTTGGCAACGCTGCTAATGAGGCCATCTATGTTACAGTCAATGATGAG GTGTTTGCTTTGGGAACAAACTGCAGCGGATGCTTGGGTCTGGGAGATGTCCAAAGCACAATTGAGCCCAGACGGATAGACGCCCTATGCGGGAAGAAGATTATCTCTCTGAGCTATGGCACAGGGCCGCATGTCGTCATTGCAACTGCAG AAGGAGAGGTATATGCCTGGGGCCACAATGGCTACAGCCAGTTGGGGAATGGCAACACCAACCACGGCCTGATCCCTGCCCTGGTGTCCACCAACCTCATTAATAAGAGGGTGACCGAGGTGGCGTGTGGCTCCCATCACACCATCGCTCTCAGCACTGAAGGAGAG GTGTATGCCTGGGGCTACAACAACTCTGGCCAGGTGGGCTCAGGCTCCACAGCCAACCAACCCACGCCACGCAGGGTCAGCAGCTGCCTGCAGAACAAGGTCGTAGTGAACATTGCCTGTGGCCAGCTCTGCTCCATGGCTGTCCTAGACAACGGAGAG ATCTATGGCTGGGGCTATAACTGTAATGGGCAGCTGGGTCTGGGTAATAACGGCAACCAACAAACACCGTGTCGTATCGCTGCTCTGCAGGGAATCAACATTGTCCAG GTGGCTTGTGGCTATGCACACACCCTGGCGTTAACAGATGAGGGATTTGTTTACGCCTGGGGTGCCAACGCTTATGGGCAGCTAGGCACTGGAAATAAGAGCAACCAGGCATTGCCCACACTCATCAACATGGACAAGGAGAG GATGGTGGAAGTGGCTGCGTGTCACACCAGTCACACATCAGCCGCTAAGACACAGAGcggtcaggtgctgatgtggGGTCAGTGTCGAGGTCAGGCCGTTCCCTTCCCACACAGCACGCATTTCTCCAGCACGGATGATGTGTTTGCCTGTTTTGCTACCCCTGCCGTAACCTGGCGTCTTCTCACAGTGG ATGGAGATGACTACCTAACTGTGGCTCAGTCCCTTAAGAGAGAGTTTGACAGCCCAGAAATTTCAGATCTCAAGTTCCTAGTTGATGGGAAATGTAttcatgttcacaaagctctgCTCAAAATCAG GTGTGAGCATTTTCGTGCGCTGTTAAATGAGACTGATGATGAAGCCATCGAAATCCATCAGTTCTCCTACATGGTGTACCGGGCCTTCCTGGAGTACCTCTACACTGACACTATTAACTTGCCACCAGAGGATGCCATTG GTCTTCTAGATCTTGCTACCTACTACAGAGAAACTCGTCTAAAAAGGCTGTGCCAGGAAACCATTAAAAGAGGTATTTCGGAAGAGAATGCCATCACACTGCTATCTGCTGCTGTCAAGTATGAGGCACgg GACTTGGAAGAGTTCTGCTTCAAGTTCTGCGTCAACCACCTGACTGCCGTCACTCAGACCCAGGCCTTTGCAGACATGGACCATGACCTGTTGAAGAACTTTATTAGCAAAGCTAGTCGCTATGGGGCCTTCAAAAACTAA
- the lpar6a gene encoding lysophosphatidic acid receptor 6a → MHNITLQMDNTSPQWDSFQFSNWNSSNSSDQTNQGCTKNDGFKYPLYSTVFSIVFVVGLIMNVIAMYIFSCTLKVRNETTTYMMNLVVSDLLFVLTLPLRVFYFIRQDWPFGGLLCKLSVSLFYTNMYGSILFLTCISVDRFLAIVYPLRSRELRTKRNAKIVCVAVWVLVLSGSLPTGFLLDSTPRQSDNSSAQFCFENFSSKQWKSHLSKVVIFIETVGFFIPLLLNVVCSAMVLQTLRRPRAVTRGGKLNKTKILRMIMVHLFIFCFCFIPYNVNLVFYSLVRTKTLEGCAAETVVRTIYPIALCIAVTNCCFDPIVYYFTSETIQNSIRRKSQIGTNCDMKYSEALQSETSSSLNFSLRTLTNKMFFSSLQESIA, encoded by the coding sequence ATGCACAACATCACCTTACAGATGGACAATACATCTCCACAATGGGACAGCTTCCAATTCAGCAACTGGAACAGTTCTAACAGCTCGGACCAGACTAATCAAGGGTGCACCAAGAATGACGGATTCAAGTATCCGCTCTACAGCACAGTGTTCAGCATTGTCTTTGTGGTGGGACTTATTATGAACGTAATAGCCATGTACATCTTTTCCTGCACGCTGAAAGTTCGTAATGAAACGACAACCTATATGATGAACCTGGTggtgtcagacctgctgtttgTTCTCACGCTACCATTGCGGGTTTTTTATTTCATTCGGCAGGACTGGCCGTTTGGTGGTTTGCTGTGCAAGCTGTCAGTCTCTCTATTCTACACAAATATGTATGGCAGCATCCTTTTTCTCACCTGCATCAGTGTGGACCGGTTCTTGGCCATCGTTTACCCTCTCCGTTCACGGGAACTTCGGACCAAGCGCAATGCTAAGATAGTATGCGTAGCAGTATGGGTGCTGGTGCTCTCGGGTAGTCTGCCAACAGGCTTCTTGCTGGACTCTACCCCCCGCCAAAGTGACAACTCCTCTGCCCAGTTCTGCTTTGAGAACTTCTCCTCAAAGCAGTGGAAGTCTCATCTATCCAAGGTGGTGATTTTCATAGAGACTGTGGGTTTCTTCATACCACTGCTCCTTAatgttgtctgttctgcaatGGTTCTTCAGACTCTGAGGAGGCCACGGGCAGTCACTCGAGGTGGGAAGCTTAACAAAACGAAGATCTTACGTATGATAATGGTGCACCTATTTATCTTTTGcttctgtttcattccttataATGTCAACCTCGTGTTTTACTCACTGGTGCGCACCAAAACCTTGGAAGGCTGTGCAGCCGAAACTGTGGTCAGGACCATTTATCCAATCGCCTTGTGCATAGCTGTAACCAACTGTTGCTTTGACCCTATCGTGTACTATTTTACCTCAGAAACTATACAAAACTCCATAAGGAGGAAGTCACAGATAGGCACAAACTGTGACATGAAGTACTCCGAAGCGTTGCAATCAGAGACAAGCTCCAGCCTTAATTTCAGCCTGAGGACCCTTACAAACAAGATGTTCTTCAGTTCACTGCAAGAGTCCATTGCATGA